The DNA region atgacttttttttttttttttggacacacTGCTTCTGCCCTTTGGCTTACTTTTTGGGACATACTTAATGACACAATGTAATGGTTTCAAATGATTGGAAGATTCCAATAAGAAAGAACATAAAGGCACAACACTAAATATAGAATGAATCAACCACAATTTAATGGAATAACAGCACGTTTGTCATCTGATTTCCTCGTTCTGTTTTTACAAAGTGTGTAAGGCTCCTTAGAAAGACTTAGAAAGGCTCCTAGAAgatttgaagaaagaaaagaaaacttacTTGGatcgttttttttacatgaaaacacataatcGCACAAAGAGAGACTTTGGAGAGCTTGATAAACAAGTGCAGACAGTAGGTAGGTGTTTGTGACAAAACACTGACTCACTTCTGCCTTTGACAGTGTCTCATTCATGATCGATCTCATTCATCTCAGAGTAcctgaagggaaaaaaaatcataataaatGCTCATGTTACAATGTCAATAACTGAGATACAAATTTTCCATCATCGTCAACATAATCCTAAAGTCTTACCTGatgcgttgtttttttttttaattagttttaGTACAACAGCAATGATGACTACAGCAACACacccacagacacacaacaCAACGATCCAAGTGAAACctaacagaaacagagaaaaCGGTGTGATCAGATCCAGATTCTTCCTAAAAATCTGACTCAAGAAACTGCAAGAGGAGAATCACAGAGTGACCACAGATCTCTGAATCTGAGGCTCTGACAGAGTCTCTCACCATCAGCAGACGTCCGTTTGAGCTCAGGAATCATCACAAACGCCTCTTTCTGAGGACCAGAGAGCACTCGCACCGCACATCCAACCTGAACGCTGTCGTCACGGACACCTGACAGCACAGCTGTAGTGTTGACAGTGACTGTACCGTCGGTGTTGTTCACACTGACGGTGTTGTAGTGTGAGAAGTTGAGGTGTTGTAGTGAGACAGTCAGAGTTACAGTGGGAGCAGGTCGACCTGTGGCCGAACACGACACGACTGACTCTTCAGGAGAGTCCGACGCTCTGACATGAAGGAGCGGTTGGTGCAGCTCTGTGGAGACAAAACAAACACCATCATGAAGATGTGGATACATGTCACTGGGTAAACAAATTAAAACTATGATGCTGTCAGGCTTTTACCATAGATTCTGAGGCAGGTTCTGCCTGTCAGAGCTCCATCAGGAAAGGTGCTGAACACGCAGAGATAACAGCCCTCATCCAGCTCTGTTAAATTCCTCATAACTATGGAGTTGTTCTGCAGTTCAGCATCTTCAAACTCAATTCTATCTCTGACGCCAGGATTCACTGTTTGACCAAAGTTTTTGTTGTAGGACGCAATATTTGTTTTCGCCTCAGGGGAAATTTTCTGCCACGTGACTTGAAGAACGTGGGTCGATTGTCTGAGCTGACAGCTGAGACGAGcctctcctcctgctgctgccaccACAGTCTCCGGTGTTTGTATCTCAGCTGTTTGAGCTGCATGGGAGAAATACAGTAACAGTTAGAGGTGACACTGAGGAACAGGCACTCTGAAGTACAACCCCAATACCACATAAAAgtttggatgctgtgtaaaaatctaaatgataataataaaaagaatgcaatgatttgtttGTCTTCTACATCAGTATTTGTTCAAGACTGGGgacaaaagtggaaaaaaaagaaatgaaaagagacAGTTTCCTGCACACTTAAACGAAGGCAACTGCTGCTTTTCTGTCTTACCTCTCGCAAAGACTCCACACACAAAAAGcagacacacaaacgcacaatGTTCCATCGTTGCTTGCAAGTGGCAGAGTTGAAACCAGCCCTGTCTGGCAAAAATCAGTTTTTGCTTACAGGCGTGCCGCTTTCGTTCTTTTGGCTTCATGCACGGTGCACCGTTCTCTCAAACGAAAAAACACAACTTCCCCAacaggaagcaaaaaaaaaaacacacgagCTAAATCACAGGCAGTCAGAAATGCCACTTCTTCGTCGTTTCATTACCTGGAATCATGCAGTTACCTTATCCTTGGCTGACTTTATCCAGTGTTACATCAGAGATTCATCCTGAAGTAATGTTGAGAAGGATACAAATGAAATGCAAGCTGAACTAGAAAAAGATTTTTctgtgaaacagcagtgagaacgCTGATTAAATGAATGGGGAAAGCTGAacttgcaaaaaaaataattaaagctGAAAAAAGTTCAGTATCAGCAGAAAGCCAGTTGCTGAAGTCGTGGTTGAAGCAATTTGAAGGTGAAAAGAAACTAGTTTAACAATTTAAagctgctgggaaaaaaaaggcagaactgatgaaatggctgaaaaaaaTTGCAGAAGTCTCAACAGAAAGACGTGAAGGGTTAAAAACAAAAGGAGAAGAATTCAGTGTTAAGCAGAACAGAATGAAGctgagaaaatggaaaaaaagaagaaaagaaaagcagttGCTGAACTCTTTTTAAGGCTGAAAAGTTGTGCTTTATCATCCAAAACATTCCTGTTGCATATAAACTACCCATAATCACACAACATGATTGCTTCTGACGCTTCAGGTCAGTGACAACTGTTGAAAAATAAACTGCTGCTGCTTAACAGCATCCTCACAATTCTGATTTGATATCCATAATTCTTGCAGCCTCGAAGGTTTCTAGATGATAAAAACAACAGAGGTACAACAGAACATAAAGAAGCCGGAAAGAGTTTTCAGCCACGTTTTATTTAataaaccccccaaaaaacagaAGGATGGTTGTCAACAATTTGCTGGTTTAAAACACTGAAATACCACAACATAGTGGAagtatttaatatatattttttgctctGTATCAGTCCATTGTCTCCATGTGTTGCGGTTCATCTCAGGCTTGAATCATCACGTTTGTCAGCGGATTTTCTTGTTCCACATTTACAAACTGTGTCTGGTTCCTGAATgagaaacagacaaaaagagacGCAGGTTCTTAGGCGTGAGAACGAGATGAAGCACTGACTCATATCGGTCTGTGATGCGGTTGAAATCATCACATTTGTCTTATTCTCGAAAGGAGTTTACAGATGATGGGAGTTACATCAAAGCTGACATCTTTGACAGGACTTACATGTTGATGACATTTTCAATTTGAGCAGGACAAGGACGACAGCAGCGACACAACCGCAGACGCACGGTACGATGATCCACATGATGTCTattaaatgaaaggaaaaagatACGTGTGTTCACATTTAAAACCTTTCAACTATGACAAATCCCATGGACTTAATATGACTTAAACATGAACTCACTGAAACCTCTGTGCTCAGATCCAGATCCTTCGTGCAAACCTGAcaaaagaaactaaaacatgagaaTCAGAGTGACCACAGATCTCTGAATCTGAGGCTCTGACAGAGTCTCTCACCATCAACAGACGTCCGTTTGAGCTCAGGAATCATCACAAACGCCTCTTTCTGAGGACCAGAGAGCGCTCGCACCGCACATCCAACCTGAGCGCTGTCGTCACGGAAACCTGACAGCACAGCTGTAGTGTTGACAGTGACTGTACCGTCGGTGTTGTTCACACTGACGGTGTTGTAGAGAGAAACGTTGAGGTGTTGTAGTGAGACAGTCAGA from Odontesthes bonariensis isolate fOdoBon6 chromosome 11, fOdoBon6.hap1, whole genome shotgun sequence includes:
- the LOC142391731 gene encoding OX-2 membrane glycoprotein-like; the encoded protein is MKPKERKRHACKQKLIFARQGWFQLCHLQATMEHCAFVCLLFVCGVFARAQTAEIQTPETVVAAAGGEARLSCQLRQSTHVLQVTWQKISPEAKTNIASYNKNFGQTVNPGVRDRIEFEDAELQNNSIVMRNLTELDEGCYLCVFSTFPDGALTGRTCLRIYELHQPLLHVRASDSPEESVVSCSATGRPAPTVTLTVSLQHLNFSHYNTVSVNNTDGTVTVNTTAVLSGVRDDSVQVGCAVRVLSGPQKEAFVMIPELKRTSADGFTWIVVLCVCGCVAVVIIAVVLKLIKKKNNASGTLR